In Gulosibacter molinativorax, a single window of DNA contains:
- a CDS encoding TIR domain-containing protein, translating to MAVAPPILDVFAVWHPEEFGGEQLFTRLDDHYHSPAFSGLAGGAVEVYARSAPWGADGAPRPLGISDELAPGIVAAHRNVIIVYVGAELATAFKNDPAWGRYIREIVELGAREQVKVYTVLKEGFDLASSRIGELLGDTQALTGALLHEQGSLGREVSQAITQWITGTSQIRVFISHTKHSSLVETDANSGANIAQRVRDVIRRTHLDDFFDAQDIQAGDDWEAVLDGNAEGSALLMVRTDKYAGREWTQREVLTAKTADVPIVCLHALTGGEDRGSFLMDHVPSVPCSLESPEGGIVAALNSLVDEALKRALWEAQRVYHESDGFDWLPVHAPEPVTLTQWLRVHQREDPGDEHVWIMHPDPPLGPQERDVVKSLCSLAGFTDSVEILTPRTFATRGGVLPS from the coding sequence ATGGCTGTGGCACCGCCCATCCTCGACGTTTTCGCGGTCTGGCACCCCGAAGAGTTCGGTGGAGAGCAACTCTTCACGCGACTTGATGACCATTACCATTCCCCGGCGTTTTCCGGTCTCGCTGGCGGTGCGGTAGAAGTGTATGCGCGGAGCGCACCATGGGGCGCGGACGGCGCTCCGCGCCCGTTGGGGATTAGTGACGAACTCGCCCCCGGTATTGTGGCCGCCCACCGCAACGTCATCATCGTGTACGTCGGTGCCGAGCTCGCGACCGCATTCAAGAATGATCCAGCATGGGGGCGCTACATCAGGGAGATTGTCGAACTGGGCGCGCGTGAACAAGTCAAGGTCTACACCGTCCTCAAAGAGGGTTTCGACCTGGCGAGTTCGAGGATCGGGGAACTCCTCGGTGATACACAAGCGCTTACCGGAGCGTTGCTCCACGAACAGGGAAGTCTCGGCCGGGAAGTGAGCCAAGCGATCACGCAGTGGATCACCGGTACGTCTCAGATTCGCGTGTTCATTAGCCACACGAAACACTCCTCACTGGTTGAAACTGACGCAAATAGTGGCGCGAACATCGCTCAGAGAGTACGTGATGTGATTCGCAGGACGCATTTGGATGATTTCTTTGACGCGCAAGACATCCAGGCTGGTGATGATTGGGAGGCTGTTCTCGATGGCAACGCTGAAGGGTCCGCACTGTTGATGGTTCGTACCGATAAGTACGCGGGGCGTGAATGGACGCAACGGGAAGTACTTACCGCGAAAACCGCTGACGTGCCGATCGTGTGTCTCCATGCGCTGACCGGTGGGGAAGACCGCGGCTCTTTCCTCATGGATCATGTTCCCTCGGTGCCCTGCAGTCTTGAAAGCCCAGAAGGGGGAATCGTTGCCGCTCTAAATAGCCTCGTTGATGAAGCCCTGAAACGTGCCTTGTGGGAAGCTCAACGGGTGTACCACGAGAGCGACGGGTTTGATTGGCTGCCGGTGCATGCGCCGGAACCGGTGACACTCACGCAGTGGCTCCGCGTGCATCAACGAGAAGACCCAGGGGACGAGCACGTCTGGATTATGCACCCGGACCCACCCTTAGGGCCGCAGGAACGTGACGTGGTGAAATCACTCTGTTCTCTTGCCGGGTTTACCGATTCGGTCGAGATTCTCACACCGAGGACTTTTGCCACCCGAGGAGGAGTACTGCCGTCGTGA
- a CDS encoding ATP-binding protein, which translates to MPLPDSGPLHASPLISPPKERRRVRSARRRAAAQIRLQADNSRRAAARAQAEAEREEARSTQYLPRAGDPGPAALRSWGRFNVPTHQDTSAALAGAYPFLAEGGLGSEGVFVGQDLYSAASFVFDPWRLYQQGLITAPNTVLAGIVGSGKSALAKSLYTRSIAFGRRVYVVADPKGEHTNVAEAVGGRAIRLGHGLPARLNPLDAGYRAAGLSDAEWVTQVSARRRDLVGALAETVLDRPLSPVEHTAIDIALRAAVASSEVPILPMVVERMLTPDTREDTRLEEDGRMVAHALRRLVYGDLKGMFDAPSTVVFDPSLPMLSLDLSRVSESNTLMSVLMTCCSAWMESALQDPAGGQRWMVYDEAWRLIGHAALLRRMDAQWRLARHFGIANLLIVHKVTDLETGGDQGSMLRALASSLLANSETRIVYRQESDQIEATGRLLGMTGTERSLLPGLGTGQGLWKIKERSFVVQHQLHPAELEMFDTRARMG; encoded by the coding sequence ATGCCACTCCCCGATTCTGGTCCGCTGCACGCGTCACCCTTGATCTCTCCCCCAAAGGAGCGGCGCCGAGTTCGTTCGGCCCGTCGACGGGCTGCAGCTCAGATACGTCTGCAGGCCGACAACTCGCGTCGAGCTGCGGCGCGCGCTCAGGCCGAAGCGGAACGTGAAGAAGCTCGCTCCACTCAGTATCTGCCTCGCGCCGGCGACCCGGGCCCGGCGGCGTTACGGTCCTGGGGCCGTTTCAATGTTCCAACGCATCAAGACACGTCCGCAGCGCTCGCGGGCGCGTACCCGTTCCTCGCGGAAGGTGGCCTGGGCAGCGAGGGGGTGTTCGTTGGTCAGGATTTGTACTCGGCAGCGTCGTTCGTGTTCGACCCGTGGCGGCTGTACCAGCAGGGTCTGATCACCGCCCCGAACACGGTGCTGGCGGGAATCGTCGGCTCAGGGAAGTCAGCACTAGCGAAGAGCCTCTACACGCGCTCGATCGCGTTCGGGCGGCGCGTGTATGTGGTGGCAGACCCGAAAGGTGAGCACACGAACGTCGCCGAGGCGGTCGGGGGCCGGGCGATCCGGCTCGGGCATGGACTCCCGGCACGGCTGAACCCGCTGGATGCGGGCTACCGGGCGGCGGGCCTCTCAGATGCCGAGTGGGTGACCCAGGTCTCGGCTCGCCGCCGGGATCTCGTCGGCGCGCTCGCGGAGACGGTGCTGGATCGTCCGTTGTCGCCGGTGGAGCACACGGCGATTGATATCGCGTTGCGTGCTGCGGTGGCGTCATCGGAGGTGCCGATCCTGCCGATGGTCGTCGAGCGCATGCTCACACCCGACACGAGAGAAGATACGCGTCTCGAGGAAGACGGGCGGATGGTCGCCCACGCGCTCCGGCGGCTCGTCTACGGGGATCTGAAGGGCATGTTCGATGCCCCGTCGACGGTGGTGTTCGATCCGTCGCTGCCGATGCTGTCGCTGGATCTGTCACGGGTGTCGGAGTCGAACACGTTGATGTCGGTTCTGATGACGTGCTGCTCAGCGTGGATGGAGTCCGCGCTGCAGGACCCCGCGGGCGGGCAGCGGTGGATGGTGTACGACGAGGCGTGGCGGCTGATCGGGCACGCCGCGCTGCTGCGGCGGATGGATGCGCAGTGGCGGCTGGCACGGCATTTCGGGATCGCGAACCTGCTGATCGTGCACAAGGTCACCGATCTTGAGACTGGCGGGGATCAGGGGTCGATGCTGCGGGCGCTCGCGTCGAGCTTGCTGGCGAACTCCGAGACCAGGATCGTGTACCGGCAGGAGTCGGATCAGATCGAGGCGACCGGGCGGCTGCTCGGGATGACCGGAACAGAGCGTTCACTGCTGCCCGGGCTCGGCACCGGGCAGGGCCTGTGGAAGATCAAGGAGAGATCTTTCGTCGTCCAGCATCAACTGCATCCAGCGGAACTGGAGATGTTCGATACCCGCGCCAGGATGGGCTGA